Proteins from a single region of Peptococcaceae bacterium 1198_IL3148:
- a CDS encoding response regulator yields MKRVIDILIVDDQPGVRYLLDILIKEMGHNTYSAQNGLEAVEIVKRVKPDLVFMDVRMPVMDGLEALTKIKAISPSVNVVMMTANFTEETIDKAMQKGASKCMAKPFDVEDIRDIIEEHLWNAEQKKIEMINNCV; encoded by the coding sequence ATGAAAAGGGTAATAGATATCTTAATTGTTGATGATCAACCTGGGGTAAGGTATTTGTTAGATATATTAATTAAAGAAATGGGTCATAACACCTATAGTGCCCAAAACGGTTTAGAGGCTGTGGAAATTGTCAAGAGGGTTAAACCTGATTTGGTTTTTATGGATGTACGCATGCCAGTAATGGATGGTCTGGAGGCGTTGACAAAAATAAAAGCAATTAGCCCTTCGGTGAATGTAGTGATGATGACAGCTAATTTTACCGAAGAAACCATCGATAAAGCAATGCAAAAGGGAGCCTCAAAGTGCATGGCTAAGCCCTTCGATGTGGAAGATATTAGAGATATTATCGAAGAACATTTATGGAATGCTGAACAAAAAAAGATAGAAATGATCAATAATTGTGTTTAA
- a CDS encoding amidohydrolase, with amino-acid sequence MLAINGGKVHTGTGTVIDKATVLIDNNKIVAVGKGIAIPDGCQVIDVTDKIVTPGFIDAHCHVGIYEEGCQNAGDDANETTDPVTPHLRALDGINPEDQGFKDALAGGVTSVVVAPGSANILGGEMVALKTHGHVVDQMVIKGPVGMKAALGENPKRIYGGEKKTPTTRMANAALLRQSLIEANNYINQASRERNLKLEALVPVITGDLPLRVHAHRADDIMTAVRIAEEFNIKIVIEHATEGYKVADILAAKNIPVIIGPVISTRSKVELLGIAMENAAKLYQAGVKFAIMTDHPEVPVQYLPLSAALTSRGGLPEEEVLKAITLYPAEILGLEEHIGTIEVGKDADIVILNRSFFDVRCRVEQVLINGDIIFS; translated from the coding sequence ATGTTGGCAATAAATGGAGGAAAAGTACATACCGGTACCGGTACGGTTATAGATAAGGCCACAGTGCTAATTGACAACAATAAAATAGTGGCTGTGGGTAAAGGAATTGCAATCCCTGATGGTTGCCAAGTTATCGATGTGACCGACAAAATAGTAACGCCCGGTTTCATCGACGCCCATTGTCATGTGGGCATATATGAAGAGGGGTGCCAAAATGCAGGGGATGATGCCAATGAGACCACAGATCCCGTTACTCCTCACCTGCGGGCGTTGGATGGCATTAACCCGGAGGATCAAGGATTTAAAGATGCTTTAGCCGGTGGCGTCACATCGGTGGTGGTGGCCCCTGGCAGTGCCAATATTCTGGGGGGAGAGATGGTGGCCTTAAAGACCCACGGCCATGTGGTGGATCAAATGGTTATTAAGGGCCCGGTGGGCATGAAGGCTGCTTTAGGTGAAAATCCCAAAAGAATTTATGGTGGTGAGAAAAAAACACCGACCACCAGAATGGCCAATGCCGCATTATTGCGGCAATCTTTGATTGAAGCTAACAACTATATCAATCAAGCCTCCCGAGAGCGCAACTTAAAATTAGAGGCACTGGTCCCGGTGATAACCGGTGACTTGCCTTTGCGGGTGCATGCCCATCGGGCAGATGATATCATGACAGCGGTGCGCATTGCCGAGGAATTTAATATTAAAATTGTCATTGAACACGCCACCGAAGGCTATAAAGTGGCTGATATCTTGGCTGCCAAAAATATACCGGTCATCATTGGCCCAGTTATTTCTACCCGGTCTAAAGTAGAACTTCTGGGTATAGCCATGGAAAATGCTGCTAAACTATATCAAGCGGGGGTAAAATTCGCCATTATGACCGATCACCCAGAAGTTCCTGTTCAGTATTTGCCTTTATCTGCCGCCCTCACCTCCCGGGGGGGCTTGCCAGAGGAAGAAGTGCTCAAAGCCATCACCCTTTACCCTGCCGAAATCCTGGGGTTAGAAGAGCACATTGGCACCATTGAAGTTGGCAAAGATGCCGATATCGTAATTTTAAATAGGAGTTTCTTTGATGTGCGCTGCCGGGTTGAGCAAGTATTGATTAACGGCGACATAATTTTTTCTTAA
- a CDS encoding gamma-glutamyl-gamma-aminobutyrate hydrolase family protein has product MAAPFIGITCCYDEQKGRVWLSDHYLNAVIAAGGIPLVLPVLTPVAKAKEMLNLCSGLLLPGGGDIDPLLFNEDPHPLNGEICPQCDDFELEITFQALQRGMPILGICRGAQVINVVAGGTVCQDISSEIDRPLKHMQQAPRWYPTHTITAVSGSLLEKIIGSAPVKVNSYHHQTVGKLGTGIKVSAYAPDGAIEAIEMADQQRFILGVQYHPEGMWKTDANAKAIFDCFIAAASDNKDVDI; this is encoded by the coding sequence ATAGCGGCACCATTTATAGGTATTACCTGTTGCTATGATGAACAAAAGGGCCGCGTGTGGTTAAGTGACCACTACCTAAATGCCGTTATAGCAGCGGGGGGCATTCCGCTGGTGTTACCGGTATTGACTCCGGTGGCTAAGGCTAAAGAGATGTTGAATCTGTGCAGTGGTTTATTGTTGCCCGGTGGCGGTGATATTGATCCACTGCTTTTTAACGAAGATCCACATCCTTTAAATGGAGAGATTTGTCCCCAGTGTGATGATTTTGAACTGGAAATAACCTTTCAAGCGCTACAGCGAGGCATGCCAATACTGGGCATCTGCAGAGGGGCCCAGGTGATCAATGTTGTTGCCGGTGGCACAGTTTGCCAAGATATTAGCAGTGAGATAGACCGGCCGCTAAAGCATATGCAGCAGGCACCAAGGTGGTATCCAACCCACACCATTACTGCCGTTAGCGGTTCGCTGTTAGAAAAAATAATTGGTTCGGCACCGGTTAAAGTCAATAGTTACCATCACCAAACAGTTGGCAAGTTGGGCACGGGTATTAAAGTATCTGCCTATGCACCGGATGGGGCCATAGAAGCGATAGAAATGGCTGACCAGCAGCGTTTTATATTGGGCGTGCAGTATCATCCCGAGGGAATGTGGAAAACTGATGCTAATGCCAAGGCCATCTTTGATTGCTTTATCGCTGCTGCCAGTGACAATAAAGATGTCGATATATAG
- a CDS encoding type II toxin-antitoxin system PemK/MazF family toxin, which translates to MQIKRGDIFYADLSPVVGSEQGGTRPVLILQNDIGNQYSPTTIVAAITSQIAKAKLPTHVEISSGISGLNKDSVVLLEQIRTIDKSRLMQRVSSLNNDMMTDVKKAIEISLGLIDV; encoded by the coding sequence ATGCAAATTAAGCGCGGGGATATATTCTACGCCGACCTTAGTCCCGTTGTAGGTTCTGAGCAGGGCGGCACCAGACCAGTGTTAATCCTACAAAATGATATTGGCAACCAGTACAGCCCCACCACCATTGTGGCCGCCATCACATCACAAATCGCTAAAGCCAAACTGCCTACCCATGTGGAAATCAGCAGTGGTATCAGTGGGCTCAATAAGGATTCTGTGGTGTTGCTGGAACAAATCAGAACGATAGATAAAAGCAGGCTGATGCAAAGAGTTAGTTCATTAAATAATGATATGATGACTGATGTAAAAAAAGCGATAGAAATAAGTCTAGGTTTAATAGATGTCTAA